A DNA window from Ficedula albicollis isolate OC2 chromosome 1, FicAlb1.5, whole genome shotgun sequence contains the following coding sequences:
- the FAM76B gene encoding protein FAM76B has product FNVVPFYFFSKTNTICKKCAQNVKQFGTPKPCQYCNIIAAFIGTKCQRCTNSEKKYGPPQTCEQCKQQCAFDRKEEGRRKVDGKLLCWLCTLSYKRVLQKTKEQRKSLGSSHSNSSSSSLTEKDQHHSKHHHHHHHHHRHSSSHHKISNLSPEQDQGLWKQSHKSSSAIQNETPKKKPKLESKPSNGDSSSINQSADSGGTDNFVLISQLKEEVMSLKRLLQQRDQTILEKDKKLTELKADFQYQESNLRTKMNSMEKAHKETVEQLQAKNRELLKQVAALSKGKKFDKSGSILTSP; this is encoded by the exons TTCAATGTTGtgccattttatttctttagcaaAACCAACACAATATGCAAGAAGTGTGCCCAAAACGTGAAGCAGTTCGGAACG ccCAAGCCTTGTCAGTATTGTAACATTATTGCAGCATTTATTGGCACAAAATGCCAGCGTTGCACCAACTCGGAGAAGAAGTATGGCCCCCCTCAGACCTGTGAGCAGTGCAAACAGCAATGTGCTTTTGACCGAAAagaggaggggagaaggaag GTTGATGGAAAGTTGTTGTGTTGGCTCTGTACGCTGTCCTACAAGAGAGTGTTACAGAAGACAAAAGAACAGAGGAAGAGCCTGGGATCTTCACATTCTAACTCCTCATCCTCTTCTCTTACTGAGAAAGACCAGCACCATTCAaaacaccaccaccatcaccaccatcatcatcgTCACAGCAGCAGTCATCATAA AATCAGCAATCTGAGTCCAGAACAAGATCAGGGACTATGGAAACAGAG cCATAAATCCTCTTCAGCTATTCAGAATGAAActccaaagaaaaaacccaaactggaATCCAAGCCATCAAATGGAGATAG tagCTCTATAAATCAGTCTGCAGACAGTGGAGGAACTGACAACTTTGTCCTTATAAGTCAGCTGAAAGAAGAAGTAATGTCACTTAAACGTCTTCTGCAGCAAAGAGATCAGACTATTTTagagaaagataaaaag TTGACAGAATTGAAAGCAGACTTCCAGTACCAAGAGTCTAACTTGAGGACAAAGATGAACAGTATGGAGAAAGCTCACAAGGAAACTGTGGAACAGTTGCAG GCCAAAAACAGAGAACTGCTCAAACAGGTTGCAGCATTGTCAAAGGGTAAAAAGTTTGATAAAAGTGGGAGTATCCTCACATCTCCTTGA